In one Melospiza melodia melodia isolate bMelMel2 chromosome 5, bMelMel2.pri, whole genome shotgun sequence genomic region, the following are encoded:
- the DTHD1 gene encoding LOW QUALITY PROTEIN: death domain-containing protein 1 (The sequence of the model RefSeq protein was modified relative to this genomic sequence to represent the inferred CDS: inserted 1 base in 1 codon; substituted 4 bases at 4 genomic stop codons): MPKFPVSDSPRQILALMAEAGQKVKEYLTNTISHLQAAENKFYAASCRQDGDSQNQTGENLCGETDVRCSKGEATDSVQASSSSRQQFQRKPFLNKTESQNVNQTHTGEIKTVGTIVSLAENKSAQEQDTSRESPMKKEDGEHQLVIVSFTEKKECSGKLHGGSSVAEKPPDLAFQDALTSNEEDILSGTLKDIYDRSTTNSFQQKKKEVVRDNLKGLESEDHRNYLSTFTSSAQTYDLPDVNPSVSDSEEVQKSRYWMNKEXAHTLPFIRNTLGKKPXEIVCFIKAPAIVLENLKCNTLNDTSSLVVDDSEELVSNVISMECYDYEKPIFPINIAIPFTSCFRGNYQEIMVKVTDTNLQSNYLTPISLQGSXGNHKESFAEVKIYHLGVFSLLSCLKKETFTVPKVGLLQKLNVDSQISFCYHSETFNSLAPRQLKIQPIEPSISALKARHYMYHSVISMSALVHVQHPSSQPFNSSVTTTLPCSPIPDKXRQGVETEDARALSTTVKRVAAAYHPQAVSTSVRKSVDNLSDNLKLLGRRNEEGWXVFDDVIIQNAQNGLVSFEQNEHLESFVVICLAFLLENRYLLLFAQALEEALRSTTANVMLYQKRENPYKIVVLLSASRELTNELQNLYEEGYIGPPEPTQHFPLRQGEQIHVRFGGNISASERNVELNGKLLQLEWRSFRKVYRLIFHSQRQPRLELQIREGDEFGNHSSPHYKGTAVFYKITREMIPKKWEQTLPYDEYQHQSPLCKLALTLPKREKLIHCPQRTKRFFSDSSEALWDKLLFWLAQELAEDNISLFALCLPFRRSMFQLVRLKGPDNLTHQMYELLFCCKKTLPKSADKQQILSQYLQKSGRSDLSEELHLKWQNKVFT, encoded by the exons AAAGTGAAAGAGTATTTGACAAATACAATCTCACACCTTCAAGCggcagaaaataaattttatgcTGCAAGCTGCAGACAAGATGGTGATTCTCAGAACCAGACTGGTGAAAATCTTTGTGGAGAAACAGATGTGCGTTGTTCGAAAGGAGAAGCAACAGACTCTGTGCAAGCATCTTCCAGTTCCAGACAGCAATTCCAAAGAAAGCCCTTTCTGAACAAGACAGAAAGTCAAAATGTCAATCAAACCCACACAGGTGAAATTAAAACTGTGGGGACAATTGTATCCTTAGCTGAAAACAAATCTGCTCAAGAACAAGACACCAGCAGAGAGTCTCCAATGAAAAAGGAAGATGGTGAACACCAACTAGTGATTGTCTCTTTTACAGAGAAAAAAGAGTGCAGTGGAAAACTTCATGGAGGTAGCTCTGTTGCTGAAAAGCCTCCAGACCTGGCTTTTCAGGATGCTCTCACAAGCAATGAGGAAGACATTCTGTCTGGGACATTGAAGGACATTTATGACAGAAGCACCACGAATTCTTTTCAACAGAAGAAAAAGGAAGTAGTCAGGGACAATTTAAAAGGGCTAGAAAGTGAAGACCA TAGAAATTACCTAAGTACCTTCACATCTTCAGCACAAACTTATGATCTTCCAGATGTGAATCCTTCTGTGAGTGATTCAGAAGAAGTACAAAAATCTAGATATTGGATGAACAAAGAGTAAGCACATACTCTTCCTTTTATAAGGAACACAT tgggaaaaaaaccctagGAAATAGTTTGTTTTATTAAAGCCCCTGCAATTGTTCTGGAGAATCTGAAGTGTAATACACTCAATGACACTAGTTCCTTGGTGGTGGATGATTCTGAGGAGCTGGTCAGCAATGTCATCAGTATGGAATGTTATGATTATGAAAAACCAATTTTCCCTATTAACATTGCAATCCCATTTACATCATGCTTCAGAGGAAATTATCAGGAGATTATGGTGAAGGTGACTGATACCAACTTGCAGTCAAACTACTTAACTCCTATTTCTTTACAAGGATCCTAAGGAAACCATAAGG AAAGCTTTGCAGAAGTAAAAATTTATCATCTGggtgttttttctttgttgtcATGCTTAAAGAAGGAAACATTTACTGTTCCAAAGGTAGGACTCTTACAAAAGCTGAACGTGGATTCTCAAATCTCTTTCTGTTACCATTCAGAAACATTCAATTCTCTGGCACCTAGGCAGTTAAAG ATTCAGCCAATTGAGCCATCAATTTCAGCACTGAAAGCAAGACATTATATGTATCACTCAGTGATATCTATGAGTGCACTGGTTCATGTCCAGCATCCTTCATCCCAACCTTTTAACAGCTCAGTCACTACTACTCTACCCTGTTCTCCCATCCCAGACAAATAAAGGCAAGGAGTTGAGACAGAAGATGCAAGAGCCCTTAGTACTACAGTAAAGAGGGTTGCTGCAGCATACCATCCTCA GGCTGTGAGCACTTCTGTGAGAAAAAGTGTGGACAATCTCAGTGATAATTTGAAATTATTAGGTCGTAGAAATGAAGAGGGGT AGGTGTTTGATGATGTTATTATCCAGAATGCACAGAACGGGCTTGTATCTTTTGAACAAAATGAGCATTTAGAAAG CTTTGTGGTCATTTGCCTTGCATTCCTTTTGGAAAACAGGTATCTTCTCCTCTTTGCTCAGGCTCTGGAAGAAGCTCTCCGTAGCACCACGGCTAATGTGATGCTGTATCAGAAAAGAGAAAACCCCTATAAAATAGTAGTTTTGCTGTCTGCATCCAGAGAATTAACCAATGAACTTCAAAATCTCTATGAGGAAGGTTATATTGGTCCTCCAGAACCTACACAGCACTTCCCATTAAGACAAGGAGAGCAGATTCATGTTAGATTTGGAGGAAATATTTCTGCTTCAG AAAGGAATGTGGAGCTTAATGGGAAACTGCTCCAACT GGAATGGAGAAGCTTCAGGAAAGTCTACAGACTGATTTTTCATTCACAAAGACAACCAAGGCTGGAGCTCCAAATTAGAGAAGGGGATGAATTTGGTAACCACAGTTCACCTCATTACAAAGGAACAGCAGTGTTTTATAAAATTACCAGAGAGATGATACCAAAGAAATGGGAACAAACCTTACCATATGATGAATATCAACACCAGTCTCCACTGTGCAAATTAGCATTAACATTGCCAAAG CGTGAAAAATTGATCCACTGTCCACAAAgaacaaaaagatttttttctgattCATCAG agGCCCTATGGGACAAGTTGCTGTTCTGGCTTGCACAAGAGCTTGCAGAAGACAATATATCATTGTTTGCTTTATGTTTACCTTTTCGACGGAGCATGTTTCAGCTTGTTAGGCTGAAGGGCCCTGATAATTTAACACACCAGATGTATGAGCTGCTTTTCTGCTGCAAAAAGACCCTTCCAAAGTCAGCTGATAAACAGCAGATCTTGTCTCAGTATTTGCAGAAGAGTGGCAGAAGTGATCTTTCAGAAGAACTTCATTTAAAGTGGCAAAATAAGGTGTTCACCTGA